Sequence from the bacterium genome:
CCACCATCACCCGGCCTGCTTTGTCCAACGGCGTATCGTCAGGTAATGACGCCATAACCGCCATGGGCCATTGCGTTCCCTGCTGCGGAACGTTGTACTCAGCCGATTCGGCTACATAAAGCGGCATCCCTGATGTGCCACCGCCCGCCCCGCGCTGCTGGCCCACGCCCAGTAACGAATCCACACTCGTTTCTAAAACTTCAGCTAAGCGAAATAACACCCGCCCAGAGGGGATATGATGGCCATTTTCCAGGGCATTCATGGGCCCTGTCCGAATTCCAATACGACGTGCCAGTTCTGCCTGTGTAAGATGATTAACTCGGCGTAATGCCTTGATCCGCAACCCTATATCCACTCCCAGCGGATCATTTGGATGGTCAGACTTGTCTGATTCATTGTTCATGTACTAATTACTACAGATTAAGGCTGTATCATGTCAACATGATATTTATGAAAACAAAAATGAGGCCATCCAAATGTTTTAAACTGCGGCCTCACCCCTGTAGGTACGCATCAATTTCGCTGAAACGCGTGATGTCTTGATTTGGGACACCGGTAGCCGTGAATGCTTCCTTCCAGCCCGCCACGGCTTCAAATACCTGTGCGACCACTAATTCTGGATTTCGAATTCCCCACCGCGTCCCCAGTTGCTCAAGTTTTTTCCGTCCGGGATAAAAGGCATCGAGGTCGAAAAACAAAATATGCTCTCTTCTCCTCCCCACGTCGGGGATCAGATCGAATGCCGGTGAGAGCCGCCACCCCTGTTCGCGGTCATGAACCATCCAAAAATTCTTCAAGTGGTCATCCGTGTTGCCCACGACAGCGTTAAAAACCATCTGACGGTAAAGCCGTTCAGCATCAACCAAGGGGTCATTGCTGTATTTTCGCACGATGGCCAGTAACTCCTGGTACCGCAGCTGATAGAACCCATGGGCTTTCAGCAAAGTCTGAAAGCTGATCATATGTCGGCGTCCGGCAGGGATGATATCGAATCTTTGAACCAGCAGTATCGATTTGCCTGAGCATTGGACAAGCTTGGTACAGGGAACGGGAAGACCAGCCCTGGCCGCCAGATTCATGATGGCGGCCTCGATTTTCACCACATCGACCTGATCGATAACACTCGGGAATTTGGCCAGATAGTGACTGTTGCTTTCCTCATCTACCACCACGGCTTTGGGGCGCGCCCCACCGGGCGAACTGCCAGCGCTCAGAAGAAGCGAGAGACCTGAATCCAGACTCTCGCCACGCTCGAACTTCTCAGCCGCCTCGACAAGGTCAGAGAGGTAGAGCGTTGAGATTTCAGCCGCGGCAGGGGGCGGCTTTTCATGATCCGTGAAAGACAAGGCCCCTAGTCCTGTGTTCCCCAGGGCAAGAAGTAGATTCGGCAAATTTTGTGCATGCCGAGGGATCTGATGTTTACGGACTAGAAGATTGCGCCCCCAGTCATCGGGAAGACTGTCTTCAAAAACACCGAAAATGCCAGGGAGTTCAATCGAAAATGAATCAGACTTCAGGGGAAGAGAGACCGGATCCAACGCAAAGGCGTCATCCCTCTCCAGATAAGCATGCTCATACCGAAATGCACTTCTTGCCCGTCCACTTTCAACAATTTCGCAGACCATCTCACCAACGGGCCGATGATCTCCGTTTGATCGATCCCAAACCCTGATCCGGTAGATCACCTTGTCCTCCTCGATGCCCGTCTGGGTAGCGGAGTCTTCATCTGATCATATTTGGCGAATAGGTCTTCTGGCGCGGCAAGAATAGCCTCTATATCTCCAGCACGGTCGAGAACCTCCAAGGCCGTCACCCAGTGTCCGACCAAAACGGAGGGATCTCCGGATTCCATTTTCCGGAGGGTTGGCACACTTATCCCGATCCTGGCCGCAAATATGGCCTGGGTATCGTTCCGCCGCAAGCGCGCATCCCGCAACCTGAGACCAAGACTATGCAATTTTATGTTACTTTGGACCACAGCATCACCACATAATTGAAATTATGCTTTCCATAATTGCGCAAATATCTAATTAAAGCAAATTATAATTTCCTTTATATGTCAACCAATAAGCCAAAAAAAGGCGTCCGGTTTTACCCGGACGCCTTGGATCAACAGAGACCGCTTACTTCACCAGCTTGCGAATTTCGTCGAGCTGCCCGGCGCTGCCGAGTTTTTCGTTCTTCGCCGCGATGAACTTCGCGTATTCCTTCATGAAGACCTTGCCCGGAGGACGAAGGTCGAAGTTCTTGGGATCGTTCTTGAAGGATTCACGGTGCACGCGGCACCAGACCAGACGGCCATCCGTATCAATATTGATCTTGGTCACACCCAACTGGGCGGCGCGCTTGAACTCGTCCGCGTTGACACCCTTGGCGCCACTGATCTGGCCACCGGCGGCGTTGATGCGGGCAACTTCGTCCTGCGGCACCGAGCTGGAGCCGTGCATGACGAGAGGGAAATTCGGAAGGCGCTTCTGGATCTCCGACAACACGTCGAAGTGCAGGCCCTGCGAGCCGCTGAACTTGAACGCGCCGTGGCTGGTGCCAATGGCACAGGCCAGACTATCGCAACCGCTCTTCTTGACAAACTCTTCCGCCTGAGAGGGATTCGTCAGCTTGGCATCGGCCTCGGCCACAGAGACGTGCTCTTCCACACCGCCGAGTTTGCCAAGTTCGGCTTCGACGACAATGCCCTTGGCATGCGCCGCATCGGCCACGCGCTTGGTGATTTCGATGTTCTTTTCAAATGACTCCGCGCTGGCGTCGATCATGACCGAGCTGTAGAACCCGCTCTTGATGCAGTCCATGCAGGTGGCTTCGTCACCGTGATCCAGATGCACGGCAAAAATCGCATCCGGGAAGATCTCGTCCGCCGCGCGGATCATGGCTTCCAACATGGCTTTGTTGGTGTAATCGCGGGCACCCTTGGACAACTGGATGATGAAGGGAGCCTTGCTGTCAATACAGCCATTGAACAAGCCCATCGTCTGCTCCAAATTGTTGATATTGTATGCACCAATGGCATAGTTGCCATAGGCATGCTTGAATAACTGTTTTGTCGATACAATCATGGTTTTCTCCTTAAATGAAGCCTTACGGCTTGTTGAAAGGGGATATACTTTACGGAGGAACCGCCTCACGTCAATAAGAATTACGGGTCATACTTTTCTGGTTTTCCAGCGGCCGGTCATAAACCAGAAAGTCACCATCAGCCCGTTGACCAGAATGGCGATGCCGACTGACCACCAGATGCCATCTGTCGAAGGCGTCATATGGCGTGCCAGGAAAATGGCTAAAGGAATCTGCACGCCCCATAACCCCACAATCGTTGCAACCATCGGTGCCACCGTATCTCCCGCTCCTTGTAGCGCACGGCCCAACACAATGGAGAGCGCCGCCAACACATGGAAGAACGACGTAATCCGGAGATAACTGGCCCCGGCCAGCACGACCTCCGGGGAAGGATCGAATAACCGGACAAGCGGCGTGGCAAAGATCGTCAAGCCGAGTGCCAGCACAAACATAATAATGGCATCCAGCCCGGTGGCCAGCCACGCCACGCGCTGAGCGCGGTCCGGACGGCCCGCCCCCAGATTTTGCCCCACGATCGCACCGGCCGCATTTCCCAAAACAAAAGCGGGCATCAGGGCCATCATATGAAAGCGGACCCCAATCCCATAAGCCGCCACGGCATTCGTCCCATACTTCGCCACAATCCACATCAACGCCACACTCATCAGGCTCCGGGACAACATCTGCCCTGAGCTGGGAATACCCACTTTCATGATGCGCCAGATCGGATCGAGTCGAAGACGCCAGGCCGCTAACCCCACCTTCACCCCGCTTTTACCGCGAACCAGTGCCCGCAAAACTACAACCACGGCCACACTTTGAGCCAACACCATGGCCAGTGCCGCCCCCTCAACCCCCATACGCGGCATTCCCAGCAAACCAAAAATGAAAATAGGATCAAGAACCAGATTAAGCACTGTTGCCAACACCATGGCATACATCGGTATGACGGTATTCCCCGAGGCCTGCAGAATGCTGTTGCCAATGAAGAGAATAAAAACGGTAAAGCAACCCAGAAATGAAATTCCCAAATACTGGGTCCCCAGCCGGGCCACCTCACCAGTAGCGCCCTGCCACCGGCAGAGATCCCCCGCCCAATACCAACCCGCCACTCCGGCAATCACCCCGCAGATCAAGGCCGCAAGAAGAGACTGCCCGCCCACTTCAGCGGCCTCGGCCGGATTCCCCGCGCCCACACTCCGCGCAACAATCGCGATCGTGCCAGTCGACAACCCCATGACCACGGGAAAAAGCATCATCAGCAGGGTACCACTCATCGCCAGCGCCGCGACAGAATCAGATCCAAGCCGACCCACCCAGAAAAGGCCGATTACACTCTGGAGATTTTGAAGTGTCGTGCTGACGAACATCGGCCAGGCCAGCCCTATCAGGCCTTGCCACACCGAGCCCGTCGTCAAGGATTGAGCGTTTGAACGGAGCTCATTCATGATCCGACGGGTTGTTGCCAACACCTTGCCGCGCCTTCCAGAGCGTTTGACGCGCGATTCCCATCAGGATGTTCACATCATCCGTGGTCAGTGGCGAACGGGAAAAAATCCGGCGCACCCCCAGCATCATGTGTGCGGATTTTTGTTCATTCATGAATCCCACTTCCATCAGCATGTCGTGCCACATCCTGAACATATGTTCACGGGTCGAAGTGGAACATTCTTCGGATTTTTCAACAGGGGGCTCAAACGTGCCGGAAGCAACATACAATTCATAACAGCAGATCAAGACCGCCTGCGAGAGGTTGAGTGAAGGATATTCAGGCGATGTGGGAATCTGAATGAGGTTGGTGCAAATGGCCAGTTCCTCATTGGTCAATCCCCAGTTCTCGCGCCCGAAAACCAGGGCAACCTTTTTTACAGAAGCAGAGGCCAGAATATCGGGAGCCCATTCCCGCGGCGTTTTGACATGTTGCCGGTAGAGTCCGGGCCGGACCGTTGTCCCCATCACCAGGCCACAGTCGCCCACGGCCTCCTCCAAGGTCGCAACCTCACGCCGCTGCTCCAGAATGCCACCCGCCGCCACGGCCATCATCCTGGCCTCGTTGTAATCAAGGGTGGCCGCAGGTGAAACCAACGTCAATTCCGAAAGCCCTGTATTCGCCATGGCCCGGCAAACCGATCCCACATTCCCGCCATACAAGGGGCCCACTAACACAATTTTGATGTTTGCCATGTCGCGGGAAAACCGAGGGGTTACTGAACCGTCTTCTTGGTCAGTTTGATCAGTGCCTTCCACAATTTTTCAGGACTTTCCTCTGCACTCAACGCCTTGCGCGCTTCGGCATCGGTAAACGTTTCCGCCAATCCTGCCAGCAACTTGAGATAAAACGCACTGGCCGCGGTGGGAATGACCATAAAGAAAATGATCTTGGTGAGGCCTTTGTCATTTTCATCGAACTTAATGCCTTTGGGACTGATCCCCAGGCCCAAGGTAAGCCCGCCGCCTTCAACACCACGAACATGAGGAAACGCCAACGTATGCTCCAAGGCAGTGCTGACAATCGATTCGCGTTTAAGCGCCGCTTCGATCAACTTATCGGCATCATCCACGACCCCTTCCTCCTGCATCTTTTTCGCCAACTCAGCGATTGCGCCCTCACACGTCGTGGCCGTCAACCGGGGAATCATCAGCGCGGGCGAGGAGAAGCGCGCAATACCCACTTTCCGCGGCTCGGTGTGCTTAACGGCTTTGCCGATATTCTTGGCCAAACCATCCTGGAAATAGAGGAGACGGGTACATATGGGGCACACCTGAAGCTGATCCGAGACTTTCACCTGCTGAACATGGCTGGTAGGCAATCGCATGCCACAGGCATTACAGGCTCCATTCGTCATAGGAGCAATAATGATGAAGTCCCGCTTCTGCATACGCTGCACCAGAGCTTGAATCTCAGGCGAGAGTTGCGCGGTCAGATCATTAATGGCCGCGGTAAGTTCGTCCAACCGATGTCCCCCGCGATGGGCCTTCTGTTCAGCACGAATGAGCGAAAGTTCCTGTAACTGGATCAAATGATTAATCTTCGGATGCATAGTAAGAGAAAGTCCTTCCAAAATCGTTGCAATGCTTGAAAAACCGGAGACCATTATGATCAGTATTGGCCTCTATGTCAATGCATGGAATATTTCAAGTGATGCAAATCGCGCCCCAAGTGCCCCCAGATACAACGGCAAAAACCGATCCGCCAACTTCTCCCCGACTCCGACAAATACCACCATGACCAACATAACCAGCTATGCAACATACGTGATATGAAGGACATTATTGTAACAATGCAGAAACGCAAGACACCATTGTATAATTCATGAAAATTCATTATATATTCATAATCAACATGTTATTACTATTTACAGCCTTCATATCCAAAACTTGGCACGGAAGATGGTATTGAATAAACA
This genomic interval carries:
- a CDS encoding type II toxin-antitoxin system HipA family toxin, which encodes MIYRIRVWDRSNGDHRPVGEMVCEIVESGRARSAFRYEHAYLERDDAFALDPVSLPLKSDSFSIELPGIFGVFEDSLPDDWGRNLLVRKHQIPRHAQNLPNLLLALGNTGLGALSFTDHEKPPPAAAEISTLYLSDLVEAAEKFERGESLDSGLSLLLSAGSSPGGARPKAVVVDEESNSHYLAKFPSVIDQVDVVKIEAAIMNLAARAGLPVPCTKLVQCSGKSILLVQRFDIIPAGRRHMISFQTLLKAHGFYQLRYQELLAIVRKYSNDPLVDAERLYRQMVFNAVVGNTDDHLKNFWMVHDREQGWRLSPAFDLIPDVGRRREHILFFDLDAFYPGRKKLEQLGTRWGIRNPELVVAQVFEAVAGWKEAFTATGVPNQDITRFSEIDAYLQG
- a CDS encoding helix-turn-helix domain-containing protein, translating into MVQSNIKLHSLGLRLRDARLRRNDTQAIFAARIGISVPTLRKMESGDPSVLVGHWVTALEVLDRAGDIEAILAAPEDLFAKYDQMKTPLPRRASRRTR
- a CDS encoding ketose-bisphosphate aldolase, with the protein product MIVSTKQLFKHAYGNYAIGAYNINNLEQTMGLFNGCIDSKAPFIIQLSKGARDYTNKAMLEAMIRAADEIFPDAIFAVHLDHGDEATCMDCIKSGFYSSVMIDASAESFEKNIEITKRVADAAHAKGIVVEAELGKLGGVEEHVSVAEADAKLTNPSQAEEFVKKSGCDSLACAIGTSHGAFKFSGSQGLHFDVLSEIQKRLPNFPLVMHGSSSVPQDEVARINAAGGQISGAKGVNADEFKRAAQLGVTKINIDTDGRLVWCRVHRESFKNDPKNFDLRPPGKVFMKEYAKFIAAKNEKLGSAGQLDEIRKLVK
- a CDS encoding MATE family efflux transporter, which translates into the protein MNELRSNAQSLTTGSVWQGLIGLAWPMFVSTTLQNLQSVIGLFWVGRLGSDSVAALAMSGTLLMMLFPVVMGLSTGTIAIVARSVGAGNPAEAAEVGGQSLLAALICGVIAGVAGWYWAGDLCRWQGATGEVARLGTQYLGISFLGCFTVFILFIGNSILQASGNTVIPMYAMVLATVLNLVLDPIFIFGLLGMPRMGVEGAALAMVLAQSVAVVVVLRALVRGKSGVKVGLAAWRLRLDPIWRIMKVGIPSSGQMLSRSLMSVALMWIVAKYGTNAVAAYGIGVRFHMMALMPAFVLGNAAGAIVGQNLGAGRPDRAQRVAWLATGLDAIIMFVLALGLTIFATPLVRLFDPSPEVVLAGASYLRITSFFHVLAALSIVLGRALQGAGDTVAPMVATIVGLWGVQIPLAIFLARHMTPSTDGIWWSVGIAILVNGLMVTFWFMTGRWKTRKV
- a CDS encoding RNA methyltransferase; this encodes MANIKIVLVGPLYGGNVGSVCRAMANTGLSELTLVSPAATLDYNEARMMAVAAGGILEQRREVATLEEAVGDCGLVMGTTVRPGLYRQHVKTPREWAPDILASASVKKVALVFGRENWGLTNEELAICTNLIQIPTSPEYPSLNLSQAVLICCYELYVASGTFEPPVEKSEECSTSTREHMFRMWHDMLMEVGFMNEQKSAHMMLGVRRIFSRSPLTTDDVNILMGIARQTLWKARQGVGNNPSDHE
- a CDS encoding PTS sugar transporter subunit IIA, with protein sequence MHPKINHLIQLQELSLIRAEQKAHRGGHRLDELTAAINDLTAQLSPEIQALVQRMQKRDFIIIAPMTNGACNACGMRLPTSHVQQVKVSDQLQVCPICTRLLYFQDGLAKNIGKAVKHTEPRKVGIARFSSPALMIPRLTATTCEGAIAELAKKMQEEGVVDDADKLIEAALKRESIVSTALEHTLAFPHVRGVEGGGLTLGLGISPKGIKFDENDKGLTKIIFFMVIPTAASAFYLKLLAGLAETFTDAEARKALSAEESPEKLWKALIKLTKKTVQ